A window of Aromatoleum bremense genomic DNA:
GGGCGCGCGCCTGTCCAAACAGGCCGCTGACGCGCTGCACGAGATTCGCGAGGGTGCACGGGACACGCTGGTGCGCCTGGAGGAAGTGGTGTCATCGATGAAGGAGTTGTCGTCGGCGAGCAACAGCGTCGCGACGAACATGCAGGAAGTCGCCGAGGTCGCCGAGCGCAGCAGCGCCGAGATCCGCGGCAGCAACGAGTCGACGGCGCGACTCAGGCACAGCGCCGAAGCGCTGGAGCAGCTGACGACCGGATTCCGCATCGGCTGAGTTTTTCGTGTCCGGCCGCGGCAACGTTGCGCCGCTTGATCTGGATCAACGGAGTAAAGTCGACCGATCGGTAAGCTTTGCGCTCCACAATCCCCGGGGTCGATCCGATGTCTGCGTCCCAGCCCGTGCCGGCAGCGGCCCGGCTTTTCCTGTCCGGTAACGAAGCGGTGGCGCGTGCAGTGTGGGAGGCCGGCACGCGTGTTGCGGCCGCCTATCCCGGCACCCCGTCGACCGAAATTCTCGAGGTGCTGGCGAAGTACCCCGACCTGTACACCGAATGGTCGGTCAATGAGAAGGTCGCGCTCGAAGTCGCGCTCGGTGCGTCGATGGTCGGCGCGCGCGCGTTCTGCGCGATGAAGCACGTCGGCCTGAATGTGGCGTCCGACGCGCTGATGACGATGACCGTGACCGGCACCGAGGGCGGGCTCGTGATCGCCGTCGCCGACGACGTCGGCATGTCGTCGTCGCAGAACGAGCAGGACTCGCGCTACTGGGGACGCTTCGCGCATCTGCCGGTGCTCGAGCCGGCCGACTCGCAGGAGGCCTATGCGATGACGCGTGCGGCGTTCGCGCTGTCCGAGCGCTTCCGCACGCCGGTGATCCTGCGCCTGACCACGCGCATCTGCCACGTCAAGGGTGTCGTCGTCGCCGGCGAGCGCGAGGCGGTCGAGCCCGGTGGCTTCACGAAGGACCCGCGCCGCTGGGTGATGGTGCCGGGCAACGCGAAGCCGCGTCTGCCGCTGATGTTCGAACGTGAAGCCGCGGTGCGCGCGGAGGCCGAGAATTCACCGTTGAACTTCCGCGTCGACGGCAGCGACCGGCGCATCGGCTTCGTCACGTCCGGCCCGGCGTTCATGCACGTGCGCGAGGCTTTCCCCGACGCGCCGGTGTTCAAGCTGGGTCTCTCCTGTCCGCCGCCGATTGAAAGCCTGCGAGAATTCGCCGCCACCGTTGATAGCCTGCTGGTCGTCGAGGAGACCGAGCCGCTGCTCGAAACCGAGCTCAAGGCCGCCGGCATCGCATGCCACGGCAAGGATGTGCTGCCGCGTACCGGCGAACTCGCGCCCGACGCGCTGCACCTCGGCGTCGCCCGGTTGCGCGGCGAAGTCGTCGCCGAGCCCGAGCACGTCGTGCCGCAGCAAGTGTTCCCGCGTCCGCCGACGATGTGCGTCGCGTGTCCGCATCTCGGCGTCTATTACACGCTGTCGCAGATGCGCAACGTGATGATCGCCGGCGACATCGGCTGCTACACGCTCGGCGCCGGCCATCCGTGGAACGCGCTCGATTCCTGCATCTCGATGGGTGCGTCGATGGGCACCGCGCTCGGCATGGACAAGGGCCGCGGCAAGGTCGACGCGAACAAGAAGGTCGTCGCAGTGATCGGCGACTCGACCTTCATGCACATGGGCATGCAGGGCCTGCTCGACATCACGTGGAACCGCGGCAACGTCACGGTGCTGCTGCTCGACAACCGCGCCGTCGGCATGACCGGCGGGCAGGACAACCCCGGCAGCGGGCGCGACCTCCACGGCGAGGAAACCACGCGCGTCGATTTCGCCAAGCTGTGCGAGGCGCTCGGCGTGAAGAAGGAGCGCATCCGCGTCCTCGATCCCTACCAGCTGCCGGTGCTGTTCAAGGCGCTGCGCGAAGAGACGAAGATCGAGGAGCCGTCGGTCATCATCACCGATCGCCCGTGCGTGCTGATCGACCATTACGTGCCGACGAAGCCGTACCTGGTGAAGGAGGATCGCTGCACCGGCTGCGGCAATTGCGTCGATGTCGGCTGCCCGGCGATCCACGTGATCCGTCGCGACAAGGAGGTCAAGGCGTCCGGCAAGGAAGTCGACCTGTCGTTCGTGCGCATCGACACCTCGGCCTGCACCGGCTGCGGTCTATGCGTGCAGCCGTGCGCGCCCGAGGCGATCATCCACGCCGAGCCCGTGCAACCGCTGCAGCCGATGCAGTTCGTCAGGAAATGAGCGACATGTCGAAAGTCACCAACATTCTCGTGTGCGGCGTCGGCGGGCAGGGCGTCATGACGGCGACCGAAATCCTCGCCGAAGCGGCGATCTCGCTCGGTTTCGACGTCAAGAAAACCGAAGTCGCCGGCATGAGCCAGCGCGGCGGCGTCGTCACGTCGCACCTGCGCTTCGGCCCCGAAGTGCTGTCGCCGCAGATTCTTCCCGGCGAGGCCGACATGCTGATCGGCTTCGAGTCGGCCGAAGCGCTGCGCTGGGGTCACATGCTGCGCCCCGGCGGGGTGGCGCTCGTCAACAGCGGACGCATCGTGCCGCCGGTCGTCAATATCGGGCTGTTCGACTATCCCGAGCAACCGGTCGCGCAGATGTGCGAACTCGGCCTGCGGGTGCACGACTTCGACGCGACGGCGCTCGCGGTGCAGCTCGGCAACATCCGGCTCGGCAATACCGTGATGCTCGGTGCGAGTTCGGACTGGCTGCCGTTCCCGGCGGAAGTGTTGCGCGACGCGGTGCTGGCGCGCTTCGGCAGCCGCAAACCGAAGCTCGTCGACGTCAATCGCGAGGCGTTCGAGGCCGGCCGGCGGGCGGTAGCGGGAGAAACGCTCGCCGCGTGAGCGTCGCACGCGCACAAGCCCCTGATCGTGCGATAAAATCGCCGGTTTTTGGGATAACGACGATGACCGCTCGCATTCTTGACGGCAACGCCCTTTCCGCACGCGTCCGCGGCGAACTCGCCGAGCGCGCCGCTGCGCTTGCCGCCCGGGGCGTGCAGCCGTGTCTCGCGGTGCTCCTGGTCGGCGCGAATCCCGCGTCGGCAGTGTATGTCCGCAACAAGGTTGCCGCGTGCGAGAAAGCGGGCATCCGTTCGCTGCGCTTCGATTTCGCCGCCGATGTCGATGCTGCCGAAGTCATGGCGAAGATCGCCGACCTCAACGCCGACCCGGCCGTGCATGGCATCCTCGTGCAGCTGCCGTTGCCGAAGCAGTTCAATGAAGCCGAAGTCCTCGAGGCGATCCGCGTCGAAAAGGACGTCGACGGTTTCCACGCCGAGAACGTCGGCCGCCTGTCGCAGGGCCAGGAAGCGTTCCTGCCCTGCACACCGCACGGCGTCATGAAGATGCTCGAAGCCGGGGACGTGCCGGTGCAGGGCGCCGAGGCAGTCGTCATCGGCCGCTCGAACATCGTCGGCAAGCCGATGGCGATGCTGCTGACCAACGCCGGCGCGACCGTCACCGTCACCCACTCGAAGACGCGCGACCTGGCGTTCCACACCCGCCGCGCCGACATCCTCGTCGCCGCGATCGGCAAGCCGCGCTTCGTCACCGGCGACATGATCAAGCCGGGCGCCGTCGTCATCGACGTCGGCATCAACCGGCTGACCGAAGGCCCGGATGCCGGCAAGCTGTGCGGCGACGTCGACTTCGAGTCGGCAAAGGAGGTCGCGTCGCTGATCACGCCGGTGCCGGGCGGCGTCGGCCCGATGACGATCACGATGCTGCTCGCGAACACCGTCGAGTCGGCCGAGCGCGTCGCGCGCAGCAAAGGTTGAGACGATGAGCGACAAACCCCTCGTCGGGATCATCATGGGCTCGAGTTCCGACTGGCCGACGATGCAGGCGGCGGCGAAGATGCTCGCCGAATTCGACGTGCCGTACGAGGCCCGCGTGGTGTCCGCCCACCGCACGCCCGACCTGATGTTCGTCTATGCCGACAGCGCGCGCGAACGCGGCCTCAAGGCGATCATCGCCGGCGCAGGCGGCGCGGCACACCTGCCCGGCATGGTCGCGGCGAAGACGACGCTGCCCGTGCTCGGCGTGCCGGTGCAGTCGAAGGCGTTGTCTGGGCAGGATTCGCTGCTGTCGATCGTGCAGATGCCGAAGGGCATCCCGGTCGCGACTTTCGCGATCGGTGAAGCCGGTGCGGCAAATGCGGCGCTTTTCGCGGTCGCGCTGCTCGCCAACGAGGACGCCGCGCTCGCCGAAAAACTCGCTGCGTTCCGCGCCCGCCAGACGCAGGCGGTGCTCGACATGACCCTGGACCAGGTATGACAGCCCCCACGCTTGCGGCGATAGCATTTGCGCGCAGGGCCGGCTTTGCACAGCCGGCCCGTTCCGCGGGAGCGGAGCAGTGCTCCGCGAATTCCCCGCTCCGCCCCCCCGGGGGGGCGAACGCCCTTCTTGGGACGGCCCGGCGGAGGGCGCGATGATCCTCCCCCCCGCAACCCTCGGCATGCTCGGTGGCGGCCAACTCGGCCGCTTCTTCGTTTCTGCCGCCCACGAAATGGGTTACCACGTGTGGGTGCTCGATCCGGACCCGCACAGCCCGGCCGGTCTGATCGCCGACCGCCACCTCGTCACGGCTTACGATGACTACGCCGCACTCGACGAACTCGCCGCGGCCTGTGCCGGGGTGACGACCGAGTTCGAAAACGTCCCGGCCGCGACGCTCGATTACCTCGCCAAATTTCTTCCGGTGCACCCTTCCGCGAGCGCCGTGGCGGTGTGCCAGAATCGCATTGCAGAGAAGACTTTTCTCGCCGACAACAGCCTGCCGCACGGCCCGTTCGCAGTCGTCCGCAGCGAGGCCGAGGTCCGCGATGCTGGTACCAGCCTGTTCCCCGCTGTCCTCAAGATCGCGCGCTTCGGCTACGACGGCAAGGGGCAAGCGCGTGTCGCGAACCGTGATGAAGCCTTGCACGCGTTCCACCAGTTCGGCGGCGAAGCCTGCGTGCTCGAGAAGATGCTGGACCTCGACTGCGAATTGTCGGTCGTCCTCGCGCGCGACGAGGCGGGCAATGTGCGCTCTTTCGACCCGTCCGAAAACCGCCACCGCCACGGCATTCTCGACATCACCATCGCGCCGGCCGGGGTCGCCCCGGCACTCATCGCGCAAGCCCGCGAGGTCGCCGGACAAATCGCCGGGAAGCTCGGCTATGTCGGCACGCTCGGCGTCGAGTTTTTCGTCTGCCGCGGCGCACTTTACGTGAACGAGATGGCGCCGCGCCCGCACAACAGCGGCCATCACACGATCGATGCCTGCGTCACCAGCCAGTACGAACAGCAGGTGAGGGCGCTGTGCGGGCTGCCGCTCGGCGAGCCGCGCGCGCACAGCGCCGCGGTGATGGTGAATCTGCTCGGTGAGCTCTGGTACGACGGCGCGCATGCGGGCGGCACGTACCGCGAGCCGGATTGGTCCGTGCTCCACGCGGTGCCCAATCTCCGACTGCACCTGTACGCGAAGCATCACGCGCGCGCAGGACGAAAAATGGGGCATTTCACCGTGATCGGCGACGGCGCCGAAAAAGCGCTGGCCGTGGCGCTGCAGGCGCGCACGGCGATCGGCATACGCGATGAGGAGCGCTGACGTCGCTCCAGCGGTCCCGGACGACGAGATCCGCCGCGCCGCCGAGTTGCTGCGCGCGGGCGAACTCATCGGGATGCCGACCGAGACGGTCTACGGGCTCGCCGCCGATGCGCTCAATGTTGCCGCGGTCGGCAGGATCTTCGCCGCGAAAGGCCGCCCCGCCGACCACCCGCTGATCGTCCACCTGCCCGACGCCGGTCATCTGGCGCGCTGGGCGCGCGAGATTCCGGACGACGCCTTCGCGCTCGCCCGCGCATTCTGGCCCGGGCCGCTGACACTGATCCTGAAGCGTCAGCATGGCGTGCCCGATGCCGTCACCGGCGGCCAGGACACGGTCGGCCTGCGCGTGCCGGACCACCCGGTCGCGCTCGCACTGCTGCAGACTTTCGATTCCGGCATCGCCGCGCCGTCCGCCAACCGCTTCGGGCGCATCAGCCCGACGACCGCTGCGCACGTGCGCCAGGAGCTCGGCGACAAGGTCGCGCTGATCCTCGACGGCGGCCCGTGTGCAATCGGCATCGAATCCACGATCCTCGACCTGTCGCGCGACGTACCGGAGATCCTGCGCCCCGGCGCGATCGCCGCCGAAGATATCGCCCGCGTCATCGGCCGCCATCCCCGGTCCCGCGCGACGGCGGCCGACGAGGCCAGCCCCACGACCGACAGCGATGGCGGCACTGACGGGGGCGAGCCCCGCGTGTCGGGCTCGCTCTCGGCGCATTACGCACCGCGCACGCCGCTGCAGGTCGCACCCGCCGCGAACCTCGTCGAACTCGCGGCAACGCTCGCCGCCGAAGGAAGCCGCGTCGCCGTTCTCGCGCGCCGCTGCGACGACCCGCAGGATGCGCGCCTGATCTGGCGCGCCGCGCCGATCGACGCTGCCAGCTATGCGCACGCGCTCTACGCGAACCTGCGCGACCTCGACGCCTGCGGCGCCGATTTCATCGTCGTCGAAACCCTGCCCCCAACCGATGACTGGCAAGCGGTCAACGACCGCCTCGGCCGCGCCGCGGCCGGCTCCGGCGACGCAGACGAAACCTGAAAAATCCCTTTCAAAATGAAAACAGCACCGCTATAATCCGCCGCTCTTGAGGGCCGATAGCTCAGCTGGGAGAGCGCTGCGTTCGCAATGCAGAGGTCGAGGGTTCGATCCCCTTTCGGTCCACCAAAACATCATAGCCCGGACATGCTCCGGGCTTTTTTGTACCCGCCAAGGCCCAGTACTGGCGGGGTTTCATGGGTAATGCGAACTTCGTTGATCGCTGGAGGGCGACGATTTCGCCCCTCTCCCCGCCCGAATCTCTCTCTTTTCTCTGTTTATGCCTAGCCCGGTCTTGGGCCAAGACCCCGTAACCATGCGGGTTTCCGGGCGGTGGTTTTCACCACATTGCGCCTACCAAACGGATTACAAACGCTTTGCCAGCGCACCAATCACCTGCCGCTGCGCGCTCCAGTCATCCGGTAGTGAGTTCTCGACGAAGAATTGTAGCGACAGTCCGACTGGCTGCCGGCCACGGGCAATGTCCTCGACCAAGTCTGGCGCCAAACGCCCCAACTTGAGCATCTTCTGCATCCTGGCATGACCGACCTTCTCGGCCTTGGCCAGTTCAGTCATGTTCTTCACCCGACCGGAGTCGATGAGCGCCTGCCAGAAAAACGCCCGGGCCAAGGCACTCATCAGATTTTCATCGACCGAGAACGCCTGCCCGGGATGCATTGGCGTCGCCATGCGTCCTGGCGTCGTTGGTTCGACCACCACCTTTCGTGCCTTGTGCCTGACGAAGCGCACCGGAATAAAGGTGGTCAGTTTGATGCCATCCTCCAGTTTCAACGAGTTCGATTGCGCCAGTCCGGTCTGCTGTAGTCCTCTCATGCCATTGCCTCCATTTCTCTTTCACGCAGTTCGGCGCCGATGCTGTTCGGTGCCAGTTCCTTCATCAGCGCCGACCAACCAGTCGGATGCCATTCGATGTCGATGCCATCGTCCCGTAACTGCACTTTGGTAATCAGCAGGCGCACCAGCCGGCAGCGCTCCTCTGGAAACAATTCATTCCAGACCGCCGACAGATTGCGCATGGCCAGCACGACGAACGGTTCCTGCGCGGTAGCATCCAGTTTCTGGACCTCGTCCCATACGGACTGAATCATCTCCGGCGACTGCAATGCGGATTTGACCTGCTCCAGCACCAAGGCCTCAATCTGCCCGGCCGGCACGATGCCGAAGGGGTTGGTGCCGCGCCCGAGTTTCTTGTCCGAGTACGGCAGGTAGTAGCGGTAGCGCTTGCCAGTTTTCTTCTTGGTCGCGGTGGGCAGCATCCGGTCGCCGTTGGGC
This region includes:
- a CDS encoding L-threonylcarbamoyladenylate synthase, which gives rise to MRSADVAPAVPDDEIRRAAELLRAGELIGMPTETVYGLAADALNVAAVGRIFAAKGRPADHPLIVHLPDAGHLARWAREIPDDAFALARAFWPGPLTLILKRQHGVPDAVTGGQDTVGLRVPDHPVALALLQTFDSGIAAPSANRFGRISPTTAAHVRQELGDKVALILDGGPCAIGIESTILDLSRDVPEILRPGAIAAEDIARVIGRHPRSRATAADEASPTTDSDGGTDGGEPRVSGSLSAHYAPRTPLQVAPAANLVELAATLAAEGSRVAVLARRCDDPQDARLIWRAAPIDAASYAHALYANLRDLDACGADFIVVETLPPTDDWQAVNDRLGRAAAGSGDADET
- a CDS encoding indolepyruvate oxidoreductase subunit beta; this encodes MSKVTNILVCGVGGQGVMTATEILAEAAISLGFDVKKTEVAGMSQRGGVVTSHLRFGPEVLSPQILPGEADMLIGFESAEALRWGHMLRPGGVALVNSGRIVPPVVNIGLFDYPEQPVAQMCELGLRVHDFDATALAVQLGNIRLGNTVMLGASSDWLPFPAEVLRDAVLARFGSRKPKLVDVNREAFEAGRRAVAGETLAA
- the folD gene encoding bifunctional methylenetetrahydrofolate dehydrogenase/methenyltetrahydrofolate cyclohydrolase FolD, with amino-acid sequence MTARILDGNALSARVRGELAERAAALAARGVQPCLAVLLVGANPASAVYVRNKVAACEKAGIRSLRFDFAADVDAAEVMAKIADLNADPAVHGILVQLPLPKQFNEAEVLEAIRVEKDVDGFHAENVGRLSQGQEAFLPCTPHGVMKMLEAGDVPVQGAEAVVIGRSNIVGKPMAMLLTNAGATVTVTHSKTRDLAFHTRRADILVAAIGKPRFVTGDMIKPGAVVIDVGINRLTEGPDAGKLCGDVDFESAKEVASLITPVPGGVGPMTITMLLANTVESAERVARSKG
- the purE gene encoding 5-(carboxyamino)imidazole ribonucleotide mutase — protein: MSDKPLVGIIMGSSSDWPTMQAAAKMLAEFDVPYEARVVSAHRTPDLMFVYADSARERGLKAIIAGAGGAAHLPGMVAAKTTLPVLGVPVQSKALSGQDSLLSIVQMPKGIPVATFAIGEAGAANAALFAVALLANEDAALAEKLAAFRARQTQAVLDMTLDQV
- a CDS encoding 5-(carboxyamino)imidazole ribonucleotide synthase, which codes for MILPPATLGMLGGGQLGRFFVSAAHEMGYHVWVLDPDPHSPAGLIADRHLVTAYDDYAALDELAAACAGVTTEFENVPAATLDYLAKFLPVHPSASAVAVCQNRIAEKTFLADNSLPHGPFAVVRSEAEVRDAGTSLFPAVLKIARFGYDGKGQARVANRDEALHAFHQFGGEACVLEKMLDLDCELSVVLARDEAGNVRSFDPSENRHRHGILDITIAPAGVAPALIAQAREVAGQIAGKLGYVGTLGVEFFVCRGALYVNEMAPRPHNSGHHTIDACVTSQYEQQVRALCGLPLGEPRAHSAAVMVNLLGELWYDGAHAGGTYREPDWSVLHAVPNLRLHLYAKHHARAGRKMGHFTVIGDGAEKALAVALQARTAIGIRDEER
- a CDS encoding thiamine pyrophosphate-dependent enzyme, which gives rise to MSASQPVPAAARLFLSGNEAVARAVWEAGTRVAAAYPGTPSTEILEVLAKYPDLYTEWSVNEKVALEVALGASMVGARAFCAMKHVGLNVASDALMTMTVTGTEGGLVIAVADDVGMSSSQNEQDSRYWGRFAHLPVLEPADSQEAYAMTRAAFALSERFRTPVILRLTTRICHVKGVVVAGEREAVEPGGFTKDPRRWVMVPGNAKPRLPLMFEREAAVRAEAENSPLNFRVDGSDRRIGFVTSGPAFMHVREAFPDAPVFKLGLSCPPPIESLREFAATVDSLLVVEETEPLLETELKAAGIACHGKDVLPRTGELAPDALHLGVARLRGEVVAEPEHVVPQQVFPRPPTMCVACPHLGVYYTLSQMRNVMIAGDIGCYTLGAGHPWNALDSCISMGASMGTALGMDKGRGKVDANKKVVAVIGDSTFMHMGMQGLLDITWNRGNVTVLLLDNRAVGMTGGQDNPGSGRDLHGEETTRVDFAKLCEALGVKKERIRVLDPYQLPVLFKALREETKIEEPSVIITDRPCVLIDHYVPTKPYLVKEDRCTGCGNCVDVGCPAIHVIRRDKEVKASGKEVDLSFVRIDTSACTGCGLCVQPCAPEAIIHAEPVQPLQPMQFVRK